The following coding sequences are from one Pigmentibacter sp. JX0631 window:
- a CDS encoding DHHA1 domain-containing protein: MDSKRGLFLVICDDPELASTLVHIQKNMDIKVWLPNKQNQLQASLLEACEDSKDIEEILVKGDITKASFYHQWSGYNPICVVLSLKDHDKYSIVREYILDELPKSRILSFQIGDPEEVPRKLVDNDRELVLSWTELLSRPISAELRHIESTHRVKEVRDILLNGDKIALLLQPDPDPDGLASALALRCLLGRNKLSTPIVSFGKVTRPENIAMMQLLDLEVLTIKPQDLSNFDKVALLDTQPAHFTFPLPRVDVIIDHHPMVGNYQNIPYCDIRSKYGATSTILTEYLRAAAVNIGQRLATALIYGIKADTLHLNREVIDADLYAFVSLYPDINYNLLRRMEKPEIPMAFAPLLANALLKMEYQDKLLVSYLTNVTREDLIPQVADFMLQFEGIEWVVCAGVFEENLVMSIRNVGYVKNAGDVVRKIIANVGFGSGGGHRTMAKAIFPVNQWKEKISSIKEDIVKKSLLNLFVEEAL; encoded by the coding sequence ATGGATTCAAAGCGTGGACTTTTTTTAGTTATTTGTGATGACCCCGAATTGGCTTCAACCTTGGTGCATATACAGAAGAATATGGATATTAAAGTCTGGCTGCCGAACAAACAAAATCAACTTCAGGCATCTCTCCTTGAAGCTTGTGAAGATTCAAAAGACATTGAAGAAATTCTAGTTAAGGGTGATATTACAAAGGCTTCTTTTTACCATCAATGGAGTGGGTACAATCCAATTTGTGTTGTTCTTTCTCTAAAAGATCATGATAAATATTCAATTGTTCGTGAATATATTTTAGATGAATTGCCTAAATCAAGAATACTTTCTTTTCAAATAGGGGATCCGGAAGAAGTTCCTAGAAAGTTGGTTGATAATGATAGAGAGCTTGTGCTTTCTTGGACAGAGCTGTTAAGCAGGCCGATTAGTGCTGAACTTCGGCATATTGAAAGTACGCATCGAGTTAAGGAAGTTCGAGATATTTTATTAAATGGTGATAAAATAGCCCTTTTACTACAACCCGATCCCGATCCGGATGGCCTTGCTTCAGCTCTTGCCTTACGATGTCTGTTAGGAAGAAATAAACTTTCAACACCTATAGTTAGCTTTGGAAAAGTAACTCGTCCTGAAAATATTGCGATGATGCAATTACTAGATTTAGAAGTATTAACAATTAAGCCCCAAGATCTGTCTAATTTTGATAAAGTAGCTTTGCTTGATACGCAACCAGCACATTTCACATTTCCTTTACCGAGAGTAGACGTCATTATTGATCATCATCCTATGGTCGGAAATTATCAAAATATACCTTATTGCGATATTCGTTCAAAATATGGAGCCACATCCACTATTTTAACCGAATATTTACGTGCAGCTGCTGTAAATATCGGTCAACGATTAGCTACTGCTTTGATTTACGGTATTAAGGCCGACACCTTACATTTAAATCGAGAAGTTATCGATGCGGATTTATACGCTTTTGTTTCTTTATATCCAGATATAAATTATAATTTGCTCAGAAGAATGGAGAAACCAGAAATACCTATGGCATTTGCTCCTTTGTTGGCAAATGCTTTATTGAAAATGGAATATCAAGATAAACTGTTAGTAAGCTATTTAACAAATGTAACTAGAGAAGATTTAATTCCTCAAGTTGCAGATTTTATGCTGCAGTTTGAAGGAATTGAATGGGTTGTTTGTGCTGGTGTATTTGAAGAAAATCTTGTGATGAGTATCCGCAATGTGGGATATGTTAAAAATGCAGGCGATGTAGTGCGAAAAATCATTGCAAACGTAGGATTTGGTTCAGGTGGAGGACATCGGACAATGGCAAAAGCAATTTTTCCTGTAAATCAATGGAAAGAAAAAATTAGTTCTATTAAAGAAGATATTGTTAAAAAATCTTTACTAAATTTGTTTGTTGAGGAAGCTTTATGA
- a CDS encoding S-adenosylmethionine decarboxylase: protein MTEILGFNNLTKALSFNLYDFAVALNDEERASYIRYIDERYSAKQIESQLIRIAEIIDAEVLNVSSKDFDPYGASVVLLMSDLKGDQATKEANKASNLMAQSTVSIHLDKSHICAHTYPDSLDPSGICSFRVDIDIATCGSISPLYALDFMFKAFETDVVCVDYVVRGFARTKNNEKIFMDHEMSSITKYVSPLILRDYDTIDQNSPEHHTFQTMFCRRELDESSYFRNPRTVPADIASEKMALIRKEMESIAKIKR from the coding sequence ATGACAGAAATACTCGGTTTTAATAACCTAACCAAAGCTTTAAGCTTCAATCTTTATGATTTTGCTGTTGCCCTAAATGACGAGGAAAGGGCTTCCTATATCCGTTACATTGACGAAAGATACTCAGCAAAGCAAATAGAGTCTCAATTAATCAGAATAGCAGAAATTATCGATGCAGAAGTGCTGAATGTTAGTTCAAAAGATTTTGATCCCTATGGAGCGAGTGTTGTCCTTTTAATGAGCGATTTAAAAGGAGATCAAGCTACTAAAGAAGCTAATAAAGCCTCGAATCTAATGGCTCAATCTACTGTTTCTATTCACTTAGATAAAAGTCATATCTGCGCACACACTTATCCTGATAGTCTGGATCCTTCAGGAATTTGTAGTTTTCGTGTCGATATAGATATTGCAACTTGTGGAAGTATTTCGCCTTTGTATGCTCTCGATTTTATGTTCAAAGCCTTTGAAACTGATGTGGTTTGTGTGGATTATGTTGTGCGCGGTTTTGCACGTACTAAAAACAATGAGAAAATATTTATGGACCATGAAATGTCCAGTATTACTAAGTATGTTTCTCCTTTAATTTTAAGAGATTACGACACTATTGATCAAAATTCACCAGAACACCATACTTTTCAAACTATGTTTTGTCGTAGAGAATTAGATGAAAGTTCTTATTTCAGAAACCCAAGAACTGTTCCAGCTGATATTGCTTCGGAAAAAATGGCTTTAATTCGTAAAGAAATGGAATCAATAGCAAAAATAAAAAGATAG